In Dermacentor silvarum isolate Dsil-2018 chromosome 2, BIME_Dsil_1.4, whole genome shotgun sequence, the following proteins share a genomic window:
- the LOC119442454 gene encoding sulfotransferase ssu-1, which translates to MAHRRVPVYHVIDGLKYAKTYLPESVRNARDYMPHDNDLILVSYLKCGNNWLEQIIQLILHRGESAENYAEFHRRCPYPEMTGMRYLNEMQPPRFFKTHFSYEQQLKNPRAKYIYLTRNPLDVCVSFYYYVRGAASYEFDDGTFDDFVQAFVAGDVERGDYCDHLLSWYPHRHERNVLFVTYEQLKKDFKNAVLNLAGFMGKQYRDMLEC; encoded by the exons ATGGCACATCGACGTGTTCCCGTGTACCACGTGATTGACGGCCTAAAGTATGCGAAGACTTACCTGCCGGAGAGTGTGCGCAATGCCCGAGACTACATGCCACACGACAACGACTTGATACTCGTGTCTTACCTCAAATGTGGCAACAACTGGCTGGAGCAGATCATCCAACTGATTCTTCACAG GGGTGAAAGCGCCGAAAACTACGCCGAGTTCCACCGGCGGTGTCCGTACCCAGAGATGACCGGTATGCGGTATCTGAACGAGATGCAGCCACCACGGTTCTTCAAGACGCACTTCTCGTACGAGCAGCAGCTAAAGAACCCCCGAGCGAAGTACATTTACCTGACGCGTAATCCGCTGGACGTCTGCGTCTCATTCTACTACTACGTGAGGGGTGCTGCTAGTTACGAGTTTGATGACGGCACCTTCGACGACTTCGTCCAGGCTTTCGTCGCTGGAGATGTAGAGCGTGGTGATTACTGCGATCACCTCCTCTCCTGGTATCCACATCGGCACGAACGAAACGTGTTATTTGTCACCTACGAGCAGCTGAAAAAAGATTTCAAGAACGCGGTTCTAAACTTGGCAGGATTTATGGGCAAACAGTATCGTGACATGCTGGAGTGCTGA
- the LOC125943277 gene encoding sulfotransferase ssu-1-like, with protein MDFTRAPVYQVIDGLKYSKVYTPEHVRAVRAYMPQDGDLVLVSYLKCGNNWLEQVIQLVLHGGESAENYAEFHRWCPYPELYGLRYLDEMEPPRFFKTHFRYEHQLKNPKAKFVYLARNPLDVCTSLYYYTLGGPQYDFENGSFDDFVEAFVSGEVDHGDYLDHLLSWYPHRHEQNVLFITFEQLKRDFKGTVLSLASFMGEKYRRLLDNDQDLYRMVAEKSSLSFMSKLCSVDKESIAKLTEKDEPFLDACRRFNAMNRSGTKGPVIARKGIVGDWKNHFTNRHLGLVRQWIENKGAGQVIREIWGDLDLGGIVCT; from the exons ATGGACTTCACGCGAGCTCCCGTGTACCAAGTGATCGACGGTCTGAAGTATAGCAAAGTGTACACGCCGGAGCACGTGCGTGCTGTCCGAGCCTACATGCCTCAAGATGGCGACCTAGTCTTGGTGTCCTACCTCAAGTGTGGGAACAACTGGCTGGAGCAAGTCATCCAGCTTGTTCTGCACGG AGGAGAAAGTGCCGAAAACTATGCCGAGTTTCACCGGTGGTGTCCGTACCCGGAGCTGTATGGCTTGCGCTACCTCGACGAGATGGAGCCGCCACGTTTCTTCAAAACGCACTTTCGGTACGAACACCAGCTGAAGAACCCGAAGGCCAAATTTGTATACTTGGCTCGCAATCCGCTGGACGTTTGCACTTCGTTGTACTACTACACGCTCGGAGGTCCGCAATACGACTTCGAAAACGGCAGCTTCGACGATTTTGTGGAAGCCTTCGTGAGTGGTGAGGTAGACCACGGGGACTACTTGGATCACCTGCTCTCCTGGTACCCACACCGGCACGAGCAAAATGTGCTCTTTATAACTTTCGAGCAACTGAAACGAGATTTCAAGGGCACCGTCCTCTCCCTGGCAAGTTTCATGGGTGAGAAGTACAGGCGATTGCTCGATAATGACCAGGACCTTTACCGGATGGTTGCCGAGAAAAGCAGTCTCTCTTTCATGTCGAAGCTCTGTTCTGTCGATAAGGAGAGCATCGCAAAGCTGACCGAAAAGGACGAGCCCTTCTTAGACGCCTGTCGACGCTTCAACGCGATGAACCGCAGTGGCACCAAAGGCCCAGTCATAGCAAGAAAAGGCATTGTCGGTGATTGGAAAAATCACTTTACGAATCGGCATCTCGGTCTGGTGCGCCAGTGGATCGAGAATAAGGGGGCTGGTCAAGTGATTCGGGAGATATGGGGAGATTTGGATCTTGGAGGAATTGTATGCACGTAG